The nucleotide window GCTTTCGCGCGATGACCATGGGCGAATTGCTTTCCGGCGATTTGTCGGCCGAACTGACGGCGCTGCTTGCAGCCAGGCCGGAATTTGGCGATTTCGATGCTGATGGCGCGGCTCGGGTCGTTGCCTGCTTAACCTCGCCTCCCCAGACCCCTGTTTCAATTCCATGAATCCCCCCCTTCCCCTTCTCGTGGCCGAAATCGGCATCAATCACAACGGTGACATGGCGCTCGCCGAGGCGATGGTACGTGCGGCAGCGGACGCCGGTGCCGATGCGGTGAAATTTCAAAACTACGCCACCGAGGATTTTCTCTCCGATCATGCGCTCACCTATACCTACCGTAGCCAGGGGCGGGAGATCACCGAATCGCAGTTCGCGATGTTTAAGCGCTGCGAGCTTGGCGACGCTGATCTGGCGCGGCTGAAGGCCTGTTGCGACGCGTGCGGGGTGATGTTTTTCAGCACGCCGACCAGCTCGGCCGGGGTGGATGCGCTGGTGCGCGCCGGGGCCACGCACCTGAAAAACGGTTCTGATTACCTCGGGCATCTTCCGCTGATCCGGCACATGGCGCGGAGTGGGCTGCCGACTATTCTTTCAACTGGCATGGCCACCGAGGTCGAAATTGTCGAAGCGGTGGACGCCTACCGGGGCGCGGGGGGGCGCGAGTTGGTGTTGCTGGCGTGCACCTCGGCCTATCCGACGCCCCCGGAGCAGGCCCACCTCCGGCGCATACCGGCGCTGGCTGCTCGTTTCGGCTGCGCCCCGGGTTTTAGCGACCACACAGCGGGCTGGGAGGCGGCGGTCGCCGCGGTGTGTTTGGGCGCCGTTATGGTGGAGAAGCATTTCACCACCGATCGCACTTTGCCGGGGCCCGACCAGTGGTTCTCCTCCGATCCGGCGGAGTTTGCTGAACTCGTACGCCGGGTGCGAGACGCCGAGACCCTGCTGGGCCACGCCGACCTCGGACCGACCGCGGCCGAGAAGCGTTCCCGCGTTGATTTTCGCCTGTCTTGCGTGGCAGCCCGGGATTTGCCGGCAGCTCACGTTGTTGAAGCGGGGGACATCGCCTTCCGGCGCCCGGCCACCGGTCTTCCCCCGTCGCAGGTTGAGCGGCTGGTGGGCCTTCGCCTGCCTGGCCAGCTCAAACGCGGTGAACCATTTACTGAACAACAACTACTTACACTTTTATCATGAATACAGCTCCAATCGACCCGGCTTGGGAAGATGCCATTTATTCGCAAGGTCGGCACCTCAACCGCTACCCCTTTGATGCGGTAGTCAGTTTTGTTTATCGCTATCGCCCCACAGGCCGCGCGCCGCAGGAAATCCGTATACTCGAAGTGGGTTGCGGAGCGGGTAATACCGTTTATTTAGCTAAACAGGTCTATTGGAATGATTGCTGCTTTAGGGGAAACCAATGAAACCGAAAATCAAGTTGGTGGATGAGCAGGGGCGAAAAGAGGTGAAGGCGCTGTTGGCCGGGGAGGAGCAGGCAGGATTGCCAAAGGCCAGGTTGATGGCCGTGAGGTTGGCGTTTACTGGACAGCATAGCCTGGAGGAGATTGCGGAGTTGACGGGGATGGTACGCAGTCGGGTGATCGAGTGGATCGGACGTTTCCGCAAAGAGGGAGTACAGGGGCTCAAGAATAAGCCCAGAGGGGGCGCGAAGGCGGGTAGCACCCAAGTGACCCCGAGCGCTGAATCCGGGTTGATCGAAGGGCTCAAAGAGGGCCGATGGAAGCGGGCCGAAGAAGTCCAACGTTGGGCGAAGAGCCAGGGGGTGAACTTGTCACGGCCCGGGGTGTATGGATGGCTGCGGCGGGTGGGGGCGAAGCTGAAGTTGCCGCGCAAAAGTCACGCGAAAAAGGATCCTGCCAAAGCCGATGCGTTCAAGCGGGAGTTGGACACTCGCCTAGCCGCGCTGGGTTTACCAAAAGGAACGAAGGTAAGGGTTTGGGTGGCCGACGAACACCGCTACGGACTGATCAGTGTCTTGCGCCGCGTGTGGACTTTAAGGGGGCACCGCCCCACTGCGCCTTACCGCACTCGTTACCAATGGGGCTATCTTTACTCCGCGCTCGAGGTAGCCGGCGATGGTTTGGCCGAAGCCATGTTCGCCGATGGAGTAAGTCTGGACATGAGCCACGCCTTTCTTCGCCAAATCAGCACCCGTGATCCCGAAGCAGTCCACGTCATCATCTGGGATCAGGCTGGTTTCCACCAGAACACCGACACCTCGCTCGATCAACTGCCCCCGAACGTACGCATTATCTCGCTGCCTCCCTATAGCCCTGAACTTAACCCGGTCGAAAAACTTGGTGATCTGATCAAGGACCGCATCGGCAACATTCTTTACGACACCCTTGGCGACATCGAAGCGGCCATCAGCGAGAAACTCCATCCCATCTGGCACGGTCCAGAGCGCGTTCGAAAATTGATCGGCGAGGGTTGGCTTCTCGCTAAAACAAACTGTTCCTTCAAACGCTATAGACCCGTTTTGGCATAGAAATAGTATAACAACTTGTGGTTTGCCGCTCGGGAAGGGTTCGATGTGGCCGGTATCGACGGCAGTGTTTCGGCCGTGGACCATGCGCGGCGGCGCTTTGAACAGGAGGGACTCAAGGGCGACCTTCGGGTGGGTTTGTTTGGGCAGTTGCCTTGGCCCGATGACAGCTTCGACTTGGTGGTGGACCGCGGTTCGCTGACCTGTGTTGCGCCCGCTGGGCAGCAGGAGGCGGTGACGGAGATTCACCGCGTGCTGCGACCGGGCGGATATTTTTTCCATAACGGCTATTCTTCCCGGCATTTAAGCGCCCAGTTGGGGACTAAACTGCCGGATGGTCGCACCACCGATATTACCAGCGGAAGCTTGGTGGGCGTTGGCGCATTGTATTTCAGCACGCGTGAGGACATTTTTGCCCGCTTTTCGCATGGCTGGGAAATCGGCTCGTTTGAACACGTCGTGAGTGAATCGGTGGCGCTCTCGGCGGATACCTCGCCTGCTTGTACCCACGCTGAGTGGAGGGTGGTCGTTCGTAAGCTATGAGTATGTCGCTGCGGGTCGTCTTCCTCGGCAACCACACCGTGGGTGTACGCACACTCACGGCCATCCGCCAGCAGGCGCTGCTTGTGGGCGTGGTCGCCCATCCCGATGACCCCGAGGACGGCGTGCGCTACGAGTCGGTTCACGCTGAGGCCGTTCGCCTCGGAGTGCCGGCGATCCGCTCGACGGGCAAGGCCCCAGCGCTGAAGGAATTTATCCGCGCCTGTGCTCCCGATTTGTTGTGGATTGCGGATTTTCGCTACCTGCTGCCGCCCGACGTAGTGGCGCTCGCCTCTCTGGGCGCGGTAAATCTCCATCCCAGCCTGTTGCCGGCTTATCGGGGCCGGGCTTCGATTAACTGGGCCATCCTGCGCGGCGAAGCTCGCCTGGGACTCACCGCCCATATCGTGGAGGCGGGCATGGATACCGGGGATATCGTTGGGCAAAGTTCCTATGAGCTACGCGCTGATCAGGACGTGGGCGATGCGCTCAATTTGCTTTATCCGATTTACGGACACCTCACGGCCGAGGTCTTATCCGCCTACATTGCCGGGAGGGTTACGCGTCGGCCCCAAAATCAAAGCGAGGCCAGTGAGTTTCCTCGCCGCACGCCCGCAGACGGGGCTGTTGATTGGACACGGAGTGCACGTGAGGTGCGTGATCTCATTCGGGCGGTTGCCCGCCCTTATCCTGGTGCATTTGCACCCACTCTCGGTGGCTGTGTGCGACTTTGGCGCGCAGGGGAGATTTTGCGCTTTTCGGGCACGAGCCATCCCGCCCCAGGTGAAATTCTGGAGGCTGCGCACGACGGCCATCTGCGGGTGGCCTGTAAAGACGCCAGCCTTCTTATAATCGAAAGTGCATGGGAGGGCGTTGTTCATGCCCGTCCATCCGTCGGCGTTATCCTTGGCGATGGCTCACCCCAAAATTCCCTACGCGGCAAATGACCTCCCTCGATTCCTCCACTGCCCGCGATGATCAAACCACCATCGCATTTTTCAGTAAACAGTTGGAACGCCACCAAGAGGGACCATTGGCGGTGAATTGGGGCAGCCAAGCCGGTCAGGATCGCCGCTTTGCTGTGTTGGCTGGAATTGGGGATATGACCGGTTGTCGGGTGCTTGATGTGGGCTGTGGTCTTGGAGGGTTCTATGATTGGCAACTGCGGCAGGGACTCGGACTGGACTACGTCGGGGTGGATATCACTCCGGGCATGATTGAAGCGGCGCGCTTGCGCCACCCAGGGGTGGATTTTCAAGTGGCCAATGTTTTGGCGACCGACCCCGGCCAGTTTGATTACGTTATCGCCAGTGGCATTTTCTACCTGCGGCAACACGAGCCCGAAGCGTTCCTTGAACGGATGGTGACCCGGTTGTTCGGGCTAGCCCGGCGCGGCGTGGCCGTTAACTCGCTCAGCACTTGGAGTCCGCGGCGCGATGCCGGTGAATTCTACGCTGACCCGGTGCACACCCTTGAATTTTGTCGCTCTTTAACCTCCGCCGTTGTGCTTCGGCACGATTATCATCCCGGAGACTTTACCCTTTATCTCCACCAAGCAGCCTTCGCCTCATGATCGTCTCCATCATGCAACCTGCCTACCTGCCTTGGTTGGGCTATTTCGATCGCATCGCCAAAAGCGATCTTCACATCGTGCTGGACGACGTCGCTATCGATGCCAACAGCAAGACCAAGTTCGCCAACCGTAACAAAATCCGCACGCCGGATGGCTGGATTTGGCTTACCGTGCCGCTCCGCTCAAAGGGCAAGCACGGCAACTTGCTCCTCAGTGAGGCTGAGATTACCCCTGACACCCCTTGGAGGCAAAAACACCTTGGGGCGCTGCAATCCAACTACACCCGCACGCCTTACTTTGCCGAGCACCGGGCCTATTTCGGGGATATCTATGCGCGGGATTGGGCCCACTTGGATGCGCTCACGGCGGAGACCACCGGTTATCTCCGTGGCGCTCTGGGCATCACCTGTCCGATTCAGCGCAGCTCGGCCATGAATGCCAGCGGCGAGAAGGATGCGCTCATCCTGAATTTATGCCGCGAGGTGGGCGCAACCACCTACATTTCGGGCCCGTTCGGCAGGGAGTACCTTGACGCAGCCGCCTTCGCTGCGGCTGGAATCCAGCTGGTGTTTCATGATTATGCGCATCCCGAGTATGCACAGGGCTTCCCTGGTTTTGAGCCCTACATGTCTGTCGTGGACTTGCTTTGCACCCAAGGCCCGGCTGCTGGCGACATCCTGCGCAGCAGCGAAACTTCACTGGTTAAAGCCGACCTTTTATGAACCGAATTCTTGTAATCGCCGCCCATCCTGATGACGAAGTGCTCGGCTGCGGGGGCACCCTGGCGAAGTTCGCCGCCGAGGGCGCCGCCGTCTCCGTGCTCATTCTCGCCAACGGCCTCACCTCGCGCCCCGGCTTCGATCCGGTGCGCGACGCCGAAATGCTCAAAGTCCACCACGAGCGCGCTCGCCGCGCCGGTGCGCTGCTTGGCGTGCGCGAAGTCAACGTGGCCGGCTTCCCCGACCAGCGCATGGACACCCTGCCGCTGCTCGACATCACCCAGACAATCGAGCGTGAGATCGCCCGCGTGCAGCCGTCGATCGTCTTCACCCAGCACGGCGGGGATTTGAACCTCGATCACGTTATCACCTTCCGCGCCACCCTGACCGCCACCCGCCCGATGGCCGGAGGCGTTGTGCGCGAGCTTTACAGTTACGAGGTGCCGTCATCGTCGGAGTGGGCGTTCGGTCAATTCGAGCCGCGTTTCCAGCCGTCGGTCTTTTTCGACATCGCCGACCACCTCGACGCGAAAATCGCGGCCATGCAGGTTTACGAGAGCGAGACGCGCGTCTTCCCGCACCCGCGCTCGCCCGAGGCCCTGCGCGCCTTAGCCCTCCAGCGCGGGGCCGCCTCCGGCCTGCGCGCCGCTGAGGCCTTCCACTGCGTGCGTTGCCTTCGCTAAGTCAATTCCTGGTCCGCCCCCTCTTTCTGTCCCCTGATGAAAAACATCCTGTTCTTTTCGCCCTACGCTTTTTGGAAACTGCATGCGTTGTATGAGGTCGGGCTGTTTCACCACTTTAAGCACCGCGGGCTTAATGTGGATTACATCCACTGCGACGGGGTTTTTGGCGACTGCGATCTGTACTGGGAGGCCACCGTCGGCCCACGTCCCGCCTGTGCCTGCGAGGTTTGCCAACGTGAGGTCAATGCCTTCCTCAAGCAGTATCACTTGCCCGTCGATCCGCTCGGCGCTTACACCCGACCCGAGGAGAAAATCGCCGCGCGCGGGTTTGTCGACGCGTTGCCCAACACCGGGCTGCTACAGGCGGAGTTTCTTGGCTTCCCCTTGGCCACGTGGATCAAGTCCTCGGTTCACACCCACCTGCGCGTCAACGTACTTGATCCGGCCAACCCGGGGCATGCCCGGAGCCTGCGCAGCTACCTTTACCATGGAGCTGTCGCGCTACAGGCGATTCAGCGCGTGTTGACCGAGAAACGCCCCGACGTGGTCGTGTTGTTCAACGGCCGCATGTCCTATCCCAACATCGCCCTCGAGCTCGCCAGACTGCGCGGCATCCGGGTGGTCTGCCACGAGCGCGGCGTGCTGCGCGAGTCGCTCGCGCTTTGGGAAAACAACCACTGCATTTCGTTCGGGGTCTTTGCCGAGATGGCGGAAAAGTGGGGCGCAGTCCCCCTGAATGGACCGGAGGCGACCCTGGCCGCCAAATGGCTGGCGGACCGCGCCAAGGGCAAAAACCTCAACTGGCGGGCGTTCAGCACCGACGGGTCCAGCGGCGCTTTCCCAGGGTTCATGGCCCGGCACCCCGGTAAGAAAGTCGCTGTGCTGTTCACTAGCAGCATGGATGAGATGATCGCCTGCGAGGACTACCAATGCGTTTTCGGCGATCAGATTCCTTGGATCGAGCGCACCGTGGCCGAGTTTGCGACCATGTCAGACGCCGTGCTCGTGATACGCGCTCACCCGAACTCGGGCAGTAAACAATCCACCGGCGTCAACCTCGACGAACTGGGCTATTACCGGGAACTGCAAGCGAGGCTTCCGGCCAACGTGTTTCTGGTTCAGCCCCAGGACTCGGTGAGCTCCTATGCACTGATGGAGGCGGGTGACCTGGGCTTGGTTTTCGGCAGCACTGCTGGGCTGGAGATGTTAGGACGGGGCAAACCGGTGTTGGTGGCCGCCCGTTGCCAATGGACCTATGCCCAGGTCCTGCCGCAGATCATGGATTCCTCCGGCTACGGCGATTTGCTCCGCAGCACTCTCGCCGCGCCCAGCACGCTGGCCGAGAAGTTGGCGCGGATGCGCACCGCTTACCGGTTCATTTACGCTTACCTCTACCGTTGGCAAATCGCGTTCCCACTGGTGGCCATGCCCGATCCGCACACCGGCGAACTGCGCGCCCAGACCCTCGAGGATTTCAAACCTGGCCGCCACGCGTGCCTCGATGCGGTCGCTGGCATCGTCCTGGGTGAGAATTCACTGGTTCCCGAGGTGAGCGGCCGTTCATTAACCGACGATTCCGCCGAGACCGCCGCTTTGGAGCGTTATGAGCGGCAGGGCGGTTATCGCTCGGGCCGCGCCGAGGGTGTGACCATCAGCGCGGTGGTGACGTGTTATAACTATGCCGATTTCCTCCTCCCGTGTGTGCGCAGTGTCGTCGAGCAAACCCGGCCGGTGGATGAGATCATCATCGTCGATGATGGTAGCACCGACGACAGCGCTTTGGTTGCCGAGCGCTGCATTGCCGCGTTTCCCCAGGCCAATATCCGGCTTCTGCGTCAGGCCAACTCCGGCCAACCGGCGCTGGCCCGCAACGCCGGCATCCACCAGGCGCGCGGCGATTACATCCTGCCAGTCGATGCCGACGACCGGATTGATCCCGGCTACATTGAGGCCTGCTGTGAGGCCATCGAGGACCAGCCCACCGTCGGGCTCATTTATGCTGACCCGATTTATATTAAAAACGGCCAGGCCAAGCAGGTGGTCGCGGGGCAGTTTTCTGTAGCATCGATGAAGCTGGGCAACCAGCTCGTCTATTGCTCGCTGTATAAACGCGAACTGTGGTGCCGGATCGGCGGATACCGGGACAATATTCGCGGCTATGAGGACTGGGATTTCTGGGTGGCGATCGCTCTGCTGGAGGTAAAGGTGGTACACCTTTCGCGTCCCGGCCTGCTTTATAACGAGAAGGATACCGGAGTGTTTTCGCAGACCACCGGCTCGCATCAGCAACGCGTCGCCCGGCTGACGTTGAACAATCCCGGCGCCTTCACCGCCACCGAATTGCAGGCGGCCGCCCGGCTCCTGCGCAGCCAGGGGCAAGATGTCCCCGCGCTGTTTACTCCGGCGGCGGTCGATCGTTTTCGTAAGGAGGTCGCACTGTTGCAGGCTCGCCGTGATCGGCTCGCCGGGGCCACCGTCGGTGACGCCCCCGAGGCGGCGGGGCAGCTCACCGCCGAGTTGTTGTTGGCCTGGCGCCATCACGACTGGATGTTGGGCGCGCAGCTGGCCGGACAGTGGCTCGCCGCCGTGGGGGCCGATCCGTTTGTGCTCACGGTGCAAGCGACCTGCTGGCAGCGCACGATGCACCCCGACCTGGCCGCCGCCGCTCGCCAAGCGGCGCAAGCGTGGACCCCGGAGTTTGTTTCGAACAACGCGCAGCCACTCGCCTTGAGCGGGGACTGGCGAAGCCTCGTGCGGGCAGGGCTGGCGCAGATGACGCCGCCGCGCCGCGAGGGCAGGGGGGCCTGGAGCTTGGCCTGGGCGTTGGTGCGGCTGGGGCGCGCCGATTTGGCCGAGGCAGTGGTGCGCGCTTGGCGCTCGACCGCGCTCGAGGCGGGGCTGGCCGATCTGATGGAAGCGGCGCTGGCAGGGATGCCCCGGCCGCAGCCGATCGCCGGTGAGGTGACGCCGGCGGCCAGCGAAGGTGATTTTACGGCCGACGATGTGGCGGCGGTCGCCGCCCTGGCCGAGGAGGCGCGCAACGATTCGACCAACGAGGAGTTGCGCGGGCAATTACAGGAACTCGGCGATGAATGCGCCCGGCGTTTGCTCGCGCTTCCGCCCGCGGAGGTGCGGGGGCTGTTTGCGAGTAATTTTGGCGCGATCTGGGAGGCGGTCAGCGGGGCTGGCATGGGATTGTCCGCCGCGCCGGTTAAACCCGGTGCGATCAGCGCCCCGGGTTCGGCAGGCTGGGCTCAGTCCGTTCTGGTGGCCTGGTTGCATCCGGAGGCGGTGCCGTCCGACACGGCTTGGGATCAAGCTCCGTTGTGGGTCTGGGAAGCGATTCAGTCCTCCTGCGCAGGGCGGGCGCGGGTGCGTGTCGACGCGGCCGCAGCGTCGGCCGGGGCGAAAGCGACCTTCGCCGGTTTAGCCGGCAAGCGGGTTTTGCTCTACGCCGACGACGAGGGGCAGGGGGGCGCGGCCCATTATAACCACCACCTCAGTCTAGCCCTGCGAGCGGCGGGAGCGGTCGTGGTGGTTGCCCAGCCCAAGTCGGCTACGCCCATGCTCCAGGAGCAGGCGCGCGCCGGTATCCGCCATGTGTGGACGGCCTACGATGCTTCCGGGATTTTCCCCCGCTCGATGACCGATGAGGCGGATGCGGAACGCATCATCGCCCAGGCGCGCCCGGACCTGATTTATTTTAGCGATTGCTGTGCGGTGTCGCACCTCGCGGCCAAACGTTATGCCGCGCGCAGTGGGCACGCCTACATGGTGATCTGCCACTCGGAGGCGGCCTACCTGGCCGACCGCTTCAAAGCCAGTCTGCCCGAGGTGGCTAGGCTGCTGGCCGCCGCCGCCGAAGTGGTCGCCGTTTCCGAGAGCAGCCGCCGGGTCTTGCAGAGTTGTTTCGGCCTGGCGGAGGGGCGCGGCCAGGTGATCTACAACGGCCGGCCAGCGTCGTATTTCGCGCCGGTTGATCCAGCCGAGCGCCAGCGGGTACGTCAGCAGTGGGGCGTCACCGACTCGACGTTGGTTGTCCTCACGGCGGCGCGCTTCGATAGCGGCAAGGGTTACCCGTTTCAGATCGAGGCGATGAAACACCTGCGTTCGGCCGGTGCGCTTGAGGGAGTGCAATTCATCTGGGTAGGGGAAGGCGAACTACGCGGGCAGATCGAGGACCAGGTCGCCCAGGACCAGCTCGCGGCGCACGTGCGCTTCCTCGGTTATCGTTGGGATGTACCTGAACTACTCGCGGGGGCCGATGCGTTCATTTTGCCCTCCCTGCACGAGGCGATGCCGCTGAGTATCATTGAGGCGATGGCGCGCGGGGTGCCGGTGATCGCCACCGCTGTCGGCGGCATCCCGGAGGAACTCGGTGACACTGGGCAACTTTTGCCCGATCCCAACCGCGATCCTCTGGCGACGAGCCGGGTGATGGCCCAGACGCTCGTGGAGTGGAGTAAGGACCGAGCTGGGTTGCGCGAGCGCGGCCGGCGGTCGCACGAACGGGCGAGCGGGCTTTTCCGGCAGGAACAGATGCTGGAAAAAACCCTCCAGTTGATCACCGCCACGCTCAAGGCGCTCGGCCTGAGTTAAGGAGATGCGGGCGGGGTGGTCACGAGGGGCGGTGTTGCGCCCCCCGTTGGGCTGGGCCTGCCCCAGCCCAACGGCCCGTGGTTAATCGCGTTTGCGCATCAAAACCTTAATCCTAAATCCGGCAATAGAAAGTGCGGCCGGCGGGCGTTGCCCGTCGGATAGATGAGGGTGGAGAGTGCTGCGGCAGGCTGAACGGAAGCGCGATCAGCTTGGGGCGGTGGCCAAAGGCGGTTCAGGGCCGAGTACAGGGAAGTTTTCCTGTAAAATCCTCGCTACGATTTGCCCCCAGCGCTGGGCGACACTCCATTGCTCCGCATTATGAAGGATACCATGTAACCATCTGGCCAGCTTTGTGATGAGTTCACTCAGGCGAGGTGCCTCGGCATGGCTCAAGCGCACGTCCAGGCGGCGTTGACCGGAGTGTTCGCTCTGCCGGGTCGCTCCGCAGAGCAGACGGGGACGTGTACTCACCGCCTCGTGGTGCTGACCGGGTTGAAGCAGGCGGTGATAGAGCGTCCACCAGTTGTAAACCAGTGCGGCCAAACGCGCGGCGTGCTGACAGGAGTTTAGCTCCTGGGAGGTAAACCCCGACCAGCTCCACTGGTTCTTGAGCTCGTCGAAGGGGTTTTCCGCGCCCCCACGTTCCCGATACAGGGTGGCAAGGGTAAGGATCTCGTAGGGCAGGCTCGTAACGAGGATCTGATGTTCGTAGATGATCGGCTCGCAGGCGGCCGCGTCGGGGATGTTCAGCAGCAAAGCGTGGTCGGCTTGCTCGCGCACGAGGCGGCGGCGGGCCCGGGGGTGGCGTTGGTCGTTGAGGCGACGGCGCAAGACCACCACACGTCGGGCCCGGTTCCAGCCTTGCAGGCGCAGGCAGCTTTCGCAGCCCTGCCAGCCTTGTCCGGCGTCGGTCCAAGCGGTGGTGGTGGTGCGTTCAAGCGCGGCCACCAGCTCGCGGGCCTTGGCGGTGCGGCGCAGTTTGAACAAATAGTTGAGTTTACGCGCTTCAGCTTCACTGAGCAGCGCCTCCTGGCCATAGGCGCAGTCACCGCGCAAAAGATGGGGCC belongs to Opitutus sp. and includes:
- a CDS encoding transposase → MPPFLPPEKAHPEGESENPDHKATPSDAAEVLIVDTPGGRFRAQFAPELPVSPLGALVFFTQYLCATGGFEALVADTPLCYSSNRAHRPRDVIGTLLLGMLSGHYRYAHLAALRGDDIAPSLLGLKSIVSEDCVRRALARIGAEQGQDWLRRHLDQTCHGFLDNQWILDIDVTIKPIYGRQEGASIGYNPQKPGRPSHAYHTYWIATLRLCLDVEVHPGDQSAAGHGFAGLWALIDRLPAERRPHLLRGDCAYGQEALLSEAEARKLNYLFKLRRTAKARELVAALERTTTTAWTDAGQGWQGCESCLRLQGWNRARRVVVLRRRLNDQRHPRARRRLVREQADHALLLNIPDAAACEPIIYEHQILVTSLPYEILTLATLYRERGGAENPFDELKNQWSWSGFTSQELNSCQHAARLAALVYNWWTLYHRLLQPGQHHEAVSTRPRLLCGATRQSEHSGQRRLDVRLSHAEAPRLSELITKLARWLHGILHNAEQWSVAQRWGQIVARILQENFPVLGPEPPLATAPS